The region TCAGCATACCTCATGTGTCTCTCCCAACTCTTCTGTCCGAGAACTGGGACCGCAGGGAAGACGGTTTGTCTGAAAACGCCCGGGACGAGCTCTTTTCCTCGAGCGGCGAATCTTAGGAGCGCCATGATTGCaacggtgacctttgacacggCGATCAGCTGTTCCCACAAGTCAGGGGGCGgcgctaatctccaagtagatgtaggaaGGGTTGCAAGGGAAGTGGTTCGGAAGGGTCAGTCAGGAAAAAGTAAAGAACTTTCATTCCAACATTTGCTTCTATAGACCTCAAGAGGAGCACGTATTGTCCTTGGCGTTTATTCTGGATGGTCCTTAAGTGGTTTACTTTGCTAGCGAATTTCAATATGAAAGTTGAAAGTTCATTTTCAAGTTGGTGGCCGTAGACTAATTGCAAGTTCGCAAAAATgacaataaagatcttcattcattcattatgacATATATGCAGATTGTTGAACGAATGACTataaaacacacagaacatgttAAACcgactttttttacatttcttcgACTTTGGAAATATCGTACATTTTAAATTTTTACACGAcagatagaagaactttattgcgcgactattgtagcaggtacaaagtatggcaacaacagttaacatagaacaagacataattatggaataaaactattcactacaacaaaatgactatcttaggttttacatgattcaagttgggctaattatgagtatccgtattttttctaataacaaaacaatatttatatatttgcctatttcaacactgtgtgagctgttgcatctaaagatgacatctatctgtagcattgagCGTCAAAATCTTAAGTACTTGaataaaggtgaataacttaccgcgtagggcatcatatttagagcattccataataaagtgaaactcatcttcaattcgatttagGCAGAATTGAGTtaaatggacaaaacctttgtatACTTACTTTACTCAAAACGAGCACTTGGATGATCTAATTATGTCTGGCTATGTCATTCCACATAAACTGTGAGCTAGCTGGAAATCTGAAATAGAAGACTAACCTGTAGCAATCAATAAGAAAACAGCAAATCAAAGAATAGCTATCCATTGAGCCCGATTTACGGACACTGACCTCACGTTACCCCTCCACTGGCCTCCAGTGACCTTGTTTGGGTTCGTTGTGGCCGCGAGAACGTTGAATACTTATCCGCTATGGCCTCCTTTTGTATCGTTTTCCGCTGCTCAATACTAGGCATCCGGTTCCCCTGTTCAATGCAGCATGTGCACCCTTTGTATTAGAATAATAAAGATTGTAAATTTGTCATACTTACAAGTCAGATTTGCCAGTAATGTGTATTTATCATGTCTTACTCATAATGTTTATGAATTGATGATTCTTAGTGGCTTGATGATAGTTCAATAGTGTAGTTGTTCAACTCAATTCAGCCGTTGGCTGCCATGTGGCAATAATTGTACAATTATGTGTGGACTGGAATAAACAACCACTTGCTATACGTCCTAATATGAGCCTAGGTGAGGTGAGGACAGGAATTTGAGGTCCCTGATGGGATTTTTGATGTCAATTTATTATGTCACCCGGTGGTTAGATTTTTTTCTAACTCGATTCACCAATTTTGGAATATGCTCGTAATCATCACTAGTGAATGTGCATATTAAGGAAAATATTATCAAAGTGCCATCCTTAGAAAAACGTTGTTAGTGTTAAGTTGTTAACTCCATGCAGAGCCACGCGGTGATGACGCAAATTCTATGTTAGTTACAGTTCAATAAAGCTTAAGTATACAAGGACACGCATTCAGAGATCTAGACATCGCGTGGCACTGACGCAACTTTGGGACAAAAAGGCCACATGAGGATACGGCTGGCACTTTTACGAAGAAGGTTTGTACCTCATTCATTCCTAAAACTGCAGGGAATCTTGCAATAGTTATCAATTAAGCTAAGATATCTTGTAAGTGTACGTTTTCGCCAATCCGTATCGACGTTCGTCGACTACGGAAGGGGTGCGATTATTTACAGTAAATTTTCAAAGCCTTGCCGAAGGCAATTTTGGTATTTGTCAACCGGAAAAGCATGAAAACTGCTTACTGTCTAAATGCCTGGCTGCTCGTCACAAGAAAAAACTGTgtttaaactagaaaggccgtcatttgcccctgagcaaatacagcatgtttagccatactcctccccatgcaagaagtgggctgtcccaaaatgtcacctgggcaaatcgaaatattaactgcatgtagaaaggcaacatttgcgagagcattatacttcgccaatctccctcctgatgcataaatggactgttccaaaatcacccgtacaaaaactctctctacaagttctgcgagaccccaagagcttcttactgcaaaggcttgcgtgtgttcctgcaatatgacctcaggtgacctatatagaacagtgttctttggccagtagcaaatggaacgcggggatccttagatagaacatggattccttggccagcagcaaatagaacatggaacgtggataccacttttggcctgtttttggtctgaaaatgggtccaaaagtccccaaaatgaagcattctgaagtgatgtacaccagaattgtgattgaaatcctgtagggacatgttcaaggcacccttgtaccgaatttcaggtcacttgctagcaataccagggcacaggagcccaaaatataaaaattgtctaaaaatgccccaaaaaacctccataaaaatgtttttaaggcctgtttcgaaagaaatgaaaaagcacctaatggtatttgccatctttacctacatgccaaatttcaggtcgtttggcccaaaaatgacggagtagattccatttgaagacttggcaggagaagaagaagaagaagaagaacgtgaacaaaaacaatatgttgagccatactaggtatggctaaacataatgaaagCACCTTTCATTACATTTATAACGAATCCATGAAATGATATAGTTACTCCAtagtccaggaagattagctacaTACCACTCATGGtatgtagctaatggaggaaataaagtatccaagtatccataGTCTCAACATTATCTGTGGAAAGAAGTCCTGGATTTCACGTCGGTGCTTGTTGATGCTTTCTTTCTCTGTAGCCGCTACTAAGTGTCCCTCGCTTCCAGTTCTGTTAATATAATATGTTGACAAGTTGAACAAGATGAGGCCGACAACAAAGATGCCCTCGCCAGTCCGCCCCCGTATTGACGACTGTGAGTGCACCCCATGTGTCCAGCACCTCTTCCGACGCCACTACCTCCTTCAGAGTCCCATGTACTACATAAGGTGGATATACGCAGTCCTCTATTCTCTCTACCTCCTGTTCTTCTTACGAGATCCAACCGACCGGGACATTGTTGGCTACATAGAGAATACGACCATGACTATGCTGATTCGCCGTGACGGCGGGTCGGGAGAATGCGAGGTAACGGTTAGTGATTGCAAGCTGCGAGCCTCTGGAGGATACAAGCTGAAGAACATGTCACTGAGGTACAAGGCAGGAAGAAACGGCGTCCAGATTTTGAACTTCACTCGCAACGGAGATGAAGTCACCGATAGAGCTCAGATCTTTTCAACCATTTATTTCTACCATACTCACTCCATGCACACCAAGTCGCACCTGTTTTCCAATGGCCTGGTCCGACACATCGTGGACAACGATGTCAAGACTCTCCAAGAGTCGAGCTACACCTCCATTCCGTTACATTACGTGCTCCTCCATTCGTCGCTGAGTGTCCTGATGTGGGATGGGAACATGTCCCGATATCTCGGCTATGGAGACGCCTGCATCAGAGAGAGCTTAGTGGAGGAGAGCAGGAACATGAGCGCACTGGAAGGACACCGAGCCGAGCACCGCTGGAACTCACACGGGAAAGACACCTTTGCCGGCAAACTCTTCAGGTTAGTGAAAGGGTCCTTGTAGATGGTTGTGAACTAGTTAATATATTCTTTATATAGTAACTGTCATGCAGATTTCAGACAATCCAAAAGCTGTGGCACGAAGTAAAAAGGTAAATCACAGGTATGACTGCTTCTGAGAAAATAGACAGTCCCAAGTCGCGTCACGAACTGACTCAC is a window of Branchiostoma lanceolatum isolate klBraLanc5 chromosome 8, klBraLanc5.hap2, whole genome shotgun sequence DNA encoding:
- the LOC136440517 gene encoding uncharacterized protein yields the protein MRPTTKMPSPVRPRIDDCECTPCVQHLFRRHYLLQSPMYYIRWIYAVLYSLYLLFFLRDPTDRDIVGYIENTTMTMLIRRDGGSGECEVTVSDCKLRASGGYKLKNMSLRYKAGRNGVQILNFTRNGDEVTDRAQIFSTIYFYHTHSMHTKSHLFSNGLVRHIVDNDVKTLQESSYTSIPLHYVLLHSSLSVLMWDGNMSRYLGYGDACIRESLVEESRNMSALEGHRAEHRWNSHGKDTFAGKLFRSRLALKGVMGRHGIDPKLLDALFNHTIVHSVDHHGMSEWSCLRFSLHPWDKECSLYQAFNTSVYRVLITQPNLNPLAPNTLRSINKPFYQDLYRELKNIDTAWAEVVTASVMY